One stretch of Bradyrhizobium canariense DNA includes these proteins:
- a CDS encoding helix-turn-helix domain-containing protein — translation MAARTLYAAIRDGDLKARKFRRRTVILHEDLMIFLKNLPEVGVQTAVTTVEVSKN, via the coding sequence TTGGCCGCACGTACGTTGTACGCGGCCATCAGGGACGGCGACCTCAAGGCGCGCAAATTTCGCCGGCGAACGGTCATTCTTCACGAAGACCTCATGATCTTTCTTAAGAACCTGCCGGAAGTCGGCGTTCAAACCGCAGTGACCACGGTGGAGGTATCCAAGAACTAG